The genome window CGAATGGCGATATCGCCGATCCCGCCGATTCTTGAATTATGGCGTCTTGCGGCGCCGGGGATTCGATGTGCGCGAAGAATTGTTCGATGCGCCCGCGCTGCCGCGCCGAGACGGGGAAGATCAAAGAACCGGCGATCAAGCCCACGATGGTAAAACCTACGGTGAGCGACGTAATTACCTGCTCGCGCCGCAGGAATTCAAGCCCTTCTCTACCTCCCAACCAATAAGCGATCAATCCGGCGGATATTCCCAGCCATAATCCCCAAAGTGATCCCGCATTGGATACTTTGCGGTTGATAAGCCCCAATAACATAGGCAAAGCGATGGGCGGCAAGAACACGCTGAAGAGTTTGACCATCTTTTGGAACAAATCCCCCTCCTGCCGCGCGTTGACGACGTATAACGCGATCCATAACGAAAGCAATCCGATGACCAGCGTGATGATCCTCGCGGCGGCGAGTTGCCTGCGCAGGGAAGCGCGGGGAGAAACGAATCGTTTATACACGTCGTTCGTCAGCACGGCGGCGACCGCGTTGTAATCGCCGGACAACATGGACATGGTGGCGGAGAACATGGCGGCGATCAACATTCCCATCAATCCCAATGGCAGCAGCGCCCGGCATAAAAGCGGATATACGTCGTTGGGTTGATTCAGACCGGGGAGAAATACGCTTGCCGCCATCGCGGGAATAAAAAGCAACGGAGGACTGATAATATTGAGAAACGCAACCATATACCCAACTTTGCGCGCCGCCTTTTCGTCCCTCACGCAATAATACCGCTGAACCAGCGACCATGACGTGCTGAAGTTCAATCCGATGATAACTAGAAAAGCTAGGAGATAGGTCCAATTGTATTTCTCCGTCGTCATGGAAAAAAATCCATCGGGAACGGATTGCCAAAAACCGCTAATTCCTCCCGCCTTCGATAGCGAAAGCGGAACCAGCAGAAGAACCACGGCCAGCAAAATAACGAATTGCACGAAATCCGTAACCATCACCGCCCATAATCCGCCCATGAGGGTATAGGTCAAGACGATCAATCCCGAAAGCCAGATCGCCGGACGCAGCGGGAAATCGAGTCCGGCGGATACCAGCGATCCCAGCGCGAAAAGTTTCAGCCCGCCGTCGATCACTTTGACGGGAGCGCCCAGCCAGGCCAGGCTTTGGCGCATGGAAGAACTATAGCGGTCTTCGATGTATTCCAACGGGCTGGATTCCGCCGCCCGCCGCCAGCGCGAAGCGAAAAAGACGGCGCTGACAATAGCAGCGGGAACGGTTACCCAATAAATCGTTACCGACACCCAGCCGTATTGATAAGCCAGCGCCGAGTAAGCGACGAAGGTGAAGGCGCTGAAACTGCTCATGTAGAATGACGCGCCGGAAATCCACCAAGGAATGCGGCGGCTGCCGCTGAAATAATCCTGCAAGGATCTCATCCGGTTGGAGAAATAGAAGCCGATGCCCAGCATGGAGGCGAAGAAGCCCGCAATGACGGCGTAATCGGCGGCGACGAGGGGAGAGAGTTCGGCGTTCATAAAATTGTTTTAGCATAAATAAAGCTGGATAACTATCCGTAGTAAAAATTCTCCATAAAACTTATTCATCAAAGCTTTATTGCGGCGGCGGCGATGTGGTAGATTGAAGAATAATAAACAAAGCCAAAGGACGCTATGATGAAAACTCTCTCCTATTCCCTCCTCGGAATCGCGCTTACTTATTTATTTGTACCAACAACTCTGGCGGCGGATGAGAAAGAACTGCTTTCGCTCTATCTGGACGTCGTCGAAACCGCCGTGGATTATTTCGAACCGTTATGGGTGGATGAATCTCAACGAATTCCGAACAGCGGATTTTTCGATTTCCGGAAATATAAGAATTGGATGGATGAACCTTACGCCACCATCATCACCATCTCCGGCAACGGCATGGTGCAATTCTGTTATTCCGTTTTGCTGACGGAGACCGATAAGCAAGTATTCGGTCAAAACCAGGTTCCGCGCGCCGTCTTGCTTCAACGCGCCATTCAATCCATTCGCTGGTGCTGTCTCACCAGCGCCTACGTCGAGCATCCCTATCCCTATCTTCCCGGAACCCGCGCCGATTTCGCCGACGGTCCCAACTGGCGGCGAAGATTTTCCTGGCGCGCCGACGAGGTGGGTTGGCTGACGATGGCTTCGGCGAAATTGTGGAATCAGTTGGACGAAGAAACGAAGAAGCTGGTGGAAGCCGTCATGATTGGCGGCGCTCCCCAAGAACGGCTGGTTCAAACCTGGTATCCCAAAGGACAGGGTGGCAACCACGATCAGATCAAGCAGGATCTTTCCAGCACCATGGGTGCGGCGTTTCTTTTTCCCAATCGTCCGGACGCCAAGATGTATTGGGATATTATTGCGGGCAACGGAATTGACGTTGTATCGACGATGCAGGATTTCGCCAATTCCGCTTTGGCCGAAGGCAAACCCATCAGCGAATGGGCTAAGGGCTGGAACCTCTATCCTGATTACTCCAGCGACCATCATGGATGGTGCAATCTATGGTACGGCAGCGATCTGATTTTCGAGGCGCGCTCGTATATTGAAATGCTGAGCGCCATCACCGGCGTTCCCGTTCCCGAAACCTTCCACTACGATGGCGCGGGCTTTAACGGCGTTTTGGAATGGCTGAAGGTCTTATGTCTGCCTGAAGGCGAACCCGCTTCACCGCACGGCAACGAATACGACGCCTATTACGGCGCGGGGCTTTTGGGATATTGTTATGGCTCCGTGATGAAAAAAGACGCTCTCGCCGCCGCGCTGGAATGGAAAGCGGCGCATTTGCTGCAACGGCAAAGCCGCGCCGTGAAAATGTACGATTATCACCGCAATTCCTGGGCGAAAGCGGCGATGGCGTACTTGATGCACAAATATCGCGGCCCCGGCGCCGTCCCTCTATCCGCCAGCGATGCCGATCGAAAATTATTGGGGGCTTATCATTACCGCTGGCTGCAAAACCTTATTCACCGTTCCAACGATAAATGGGCTTCGTTCGCATGGGGTTCAACTTCTTCCACGCGCAACGCCGCGCCGACGTACGGCGGCGGGGGGCTTTGCGGTTTCGTGATCCCAACGCGGCCTGACGAAGAGAATCCCTTACCGCTAGTCTATTGCCATCCGCAATCGTTGATCGGAAAAATCGAAATCGCGGCGGGAGATGGTAAACTCAGAGAATCCGCTCCGCCGGACGCCATTTACAAATATTCCATGAACGACGCTGGATTCCACACGGCGGGATTGGTCCCCGATCCTGCGATGGATCGCTATTACGCTTTTCATTCTTTCGCGGATGGCCCTTGCGTGATGATGACGTTATTTCGAGCGAAAGAAGACTTGCGTCTTACCTGGACTGGCTTGCCTGTCTATTTCTACGTTCGCGATGGCTTTTCTCCCAGCCGCCAATTCTTCTGTTCCCAAGGAGAGCGCGCTCTTGAGCAAGAAGGCGATTACGATAACGCCGCGTGGTGGTGCGTGAACGACGATTTGGGATTGGCGTTCGCCGGGCCGAATCGAAAAATCAAAATTCAACGCTCCGTAGGATTCAACTGGGCCAGGCAGGCTTCCTATAAAGACAAATGCGACGGAGTATTCGTTTCGCCCATTGAGAATCAAGCAATGAAAGCAGGAGAAGAGATGTTTCTGCCGGTGGAAATCTATACGGGGGCATCTCATCAAAGCATCGCCGATGTAAAAAAAGATGGAGAATTGTATCAAGGATTTTCTCTTATGAAGGGATGGCGCAGCCTGGCGGCCCTCGATCCCAACCATCCTGGCAGGCGCTATCTTGCTGTCACTAATTTTTATAGCAGTGGGAATCAAGCCGTTTTTGATTTTCAATTCCCAGAAGGCGCGCCGGTTTTAAACGAGGGAATTATGATTACCGGAAAAACGGGAAAATCTCTCTTCCAATTATCGCCGCTTGAATCCACGGGTGAAATGATCGAACTTTACGTCGAAACGCTGGATGGAAAAACCGTTGCGGCGAAGAGACTTTCCGATAATCGTTACCAATTCCTTTCCTCTGACGGCGGTCAGGCAAAGATTCGCTTGCGTTATCGAGGCGCCGCTATTCGCGCAGCTACCGAACATCCTGTTTATGTTCAATATATTAATGATTGGCCTAACAAATCGAAAGAGTATTTTGATTATACTTTTACCAAAGAAGGAGGCGTTATTTTCGAATTCGATAATGAACGGGATAATATTGCTCCCTTCGTCGAGATAAAAGATATCCAAGCGCGCGAGGATGGACGCGTCGCCGTGACCGTAGACGCGCAGGATCAAAGCGGAATTCAGAGCGTGGAATTGTTCTGCGACGGCCAGAAGGTGGACGCGAAGAATGCGCCGCCTTTTCTTTTCACGCATCGCCCGGGTAAAGGGTATCATACCTATTACGCCGAAGTCATCGATAGTTCCCAAAAACAGAATCGCCGCGCTTCCTTTAAACGCACGGTGCAGACGAATTTCTAGCGCCGATGAACGCCATTACCTTAATTCATCTTGACGTTCCCATGATGGAGCCGTTCCGCATCAGTTCGGGCGAAGTGCGCAGCAAGGAATCCATTCTTGTTCAAATCGAACGCAACGGCGCTACGGCTTTCGGCGAAGCCTCGCCTATGAGCGGCGCATTCTATTCCCGCGAGACGCCCGATTCCAGTTGGAATTTTTTGCGCGAGTCAGCCATTCCGCGCATGATTGCGGAGGGAACTTTCCACCCGGAATTCGTCCTGTGTTCGATGGCTGAAAACGACGACAAATTCGCCTGGGCGGGATTGGAAGGCGCGTTGTGGGATTTGGCGGTTCAAGAAGATGACGTAACCTTTTGCGATCGCTTGGGCGTTCAACCGGCGCCCATCGCTTCCGGCCTGGCCGTGGGAATTTATCCAACCATTAGCGAATTGGTGGAGGCGTGCCGCCGTTATATGAAGGCAGGATACAAGCGGCTCAAAATCAAAATTCAGCCGGGATGGGATATCGAACCCTTGCGCGCAGTACGCGGAGCCTTTCCCAACGTTCCGCTCATGGTCGACGCCAACGCCGCTTATAGCGAGGAACATTTTCCCATATTCGATGAAATCGACAAAATGGGATTATTGATGATCGAGCAACCGCTGGCGGAGAAAAACATCTCCGGAAGCGCCCAGCTGCAATCGCGGCTAGCGACGCCGGTATGCCTGGACGAAAGCGCGTACGATCTCGCCGCCGTGGAACGCGCTCTGCAATGCCGGGCTTGCCGAATCGTGAATATCAAGATTCAACGTGTCGGCGGCCTCTTAGCAGCGAAGCGGATTTACGATCTCTGTGCGGCGCAGGGCGTTCCCAATTGGATGGGAACCATGCCGGAGTTGGGCATAGGCGCGCTCCATGCGCTTTATATGGCGTTGCTGCCGAATTGCTCCTATCCTACGGATGTAGAAGCCAGCCGCCGCTGGTTTGCGGATGACATTATCGATCCGCCAATTGAAGTAGTAGTGGGATGGATTGAAATTCCGGAGGCGCATCGGCGAAGACCTACTGTGAATCGGGATATTGTTGACAAGTATACAATCCGGCGGGTGAGGATTGGGTTTTAACAGGTAGGATGGGTCGCGTTGTATGACCCATCAATAGAATATTTTTACGAAATATCATAACGAAATTGTAAAATAGTAACTCATGGTACGCGCGATTAAAAAGTTGAAGTAGTCAATTAGACTCGCCGTTTCGAATCGCGAAAACACGAAACGAAAAAGAAAAACACGAAAAAAGAAAAAAAAGTTGGCGCATGGGATCGCTTTGTGAAATGCTTTTTTTCCGTGAAATCCAAAAGAATCCGCGATATCCGTGATTTAAAAATTTCGTGGAATTCGAGCCATTTCGTGGTTTCGTGATTCAATAACGCAAAAAAATGAAATCCTTGTTGCTCTTTTGAACGATTCTTCTACTTGGCGTTGTAAACAACGCCGCAAGTTAAAGATCATTGGTTGCGTAACATAAAATAGTAATATGAAAAAGAATTACGATTTTTCCCAATCGAAGAAAAATCCATACGCCAATCGGTTGAAAACGCCGATCACGATACGAATCGATAAGGATGTAATCGAGTATTTTAAAGCGATGGCAAAAGAGAAAGGCATTTCTTGCCAAAGCTTAATTAATTTATATCTTCGCGATTGCGCGGAAACCAAGCGCGCAATGAAAATTAAATGGGGCTTAAAAAGGAAGGAATCATAATGAGCAAATTCGAAGGATATAAAAACGGTTTGTTTTATTGGATTCCGCTGCTGCTAGCTGGATTGTTTTTGTTGCTTTCGATCCGCGTCGGATTGAGCGAGAATCCCCCTCCGCGCAAACAGGCGAATGCGCTCTACACTCCCCAATTGATGCAATTCGCCATCGGCAACGCCAAGAACCACGAATGGGCGAAAGCGATTCAAACGCGCATCGTCGAAAGAGCCAAGCCCTGGCGCGAATGTTCCGACGACGAGTTATGGCAGGCGATGTTCGGCCCGGCGATCACTCGCACGTGGATGGTCTGGTCGGATGGCATCTGCCCTCAATGCAAAAAAGACGTCAAGATGTACAACTGGATCATCGACATTTGGAATCAGCCTTTCAAAGTGCGCTGCCCTCATTGCCAGGCGCTGTTTCCCAAAAACGATTTCGGGAAATTTTACCGTTCCGGCCTGGACGGACGCGGCGTCTTCGATCCCCAAAAGGCGGACCGCTCGCTTCTCTTTAACGAGGAGCATCCCAATCCCAACGATGCGCTATATTCCTTTGGCGTCGACGACGGCGAGGGGTATGTAGATGGAGAAAAGCGCTGGCGCTTCATCGGCTATTACCTGGTGGCGGGGCAGTGGCGGCAAAAGGTGATGGGCGGCCTGCGCAGTTTAAGCCAGGCTTATGTTTCCACCGGCAATCTCGTCTACGCGCATAAGGCGGGGATTCTGTTGGATCGCGTAGCGGACTTGTATCCCGATTTCGATTTCAAATCGCAAGGCCTCGTCTACGAACGCGGCGGCCATCAAGGCTACGTTACCGTCTGGCATGACGCCTGCGAAGAAGCGCGGGAGCTGGCGCAAGCTTACGACCGCGTTTTCGAAGCCATGCGAGAAGACAAGGAACTAGTCTCCTGTCTCGCGCAAAAAGCCGATCAATATAAAATGGAAAACAAAAAGTCTTCGTTCGCGGAAATTCAAGCCAATATCGAAGACAATATCCTGCGCCATACGCTTGCGCATCGCGAGCGGATCGAATCCAACTTTCCCCGCACTCCGGCGGCCTTGGCTACGATCGAAACCGTGCTGGAATGGCCAAACAATCGCGATCGCGTGATCGAGTTGCTTTCCGGTATTTTAAGCGATTCCCTCAAAGAAGACGGCCTCACTGGCGAGAAAGGCTTATCCGGTTATACGACGATTTTCCCGCGCTCCTTCGCCGAGATCATCACGCTCTTCGACCGCTTGGACCCCAACCTGCTGCCCGATCTCTATAAAAAATTCCCCGATTTGTATAAGACATACCGTTTTTACGTCGATACGTGGTGTCTGGAAAAATTTTATCCCCGCATCGGCGATTGCGGCTGGTTCGGTTCGGAAAGCCCCATCTACTGCGGAGTGTCGTTCGCCAAGCCCGCCCAAGACCCGGAGCCTTCCATGTTCGGTTTTCTTTGGCGAATGTACGAGTTGACCCGCGATCCCGCTTTCGTTCAAGTCTTGTATAAAGCGAACGGCTTATCCACGGAGGGCTTGCCTCACGATCTCTGCGCCGATAATCCGCAAAAGTTTCAAGAGCGCGCACAGAAGGTCATTAACGATGTTGGAACCGTCGTCTCTCCCGGCGATGTTCGTTTTGAGGAATGGGGATTGTCCATTCTCCGTTCGGGAAAGAACGAACTGCGCCGCGCCGCCTGGCTGGATCACGACGCGGGCGGACGCCATAGCCATCAAGACGGCTTGAACCTGGGCCTCTTCGCCAAGGGTATGGACCTGCTGCCCGACTTCGGCTATCCCCCCGTCGGTTACGGCGGCTGGAGCGCTCCCAAGGCGGTCTGGTATACGCGCACGGCGGCGCATGACGCCGTTGTCGTCGACGGCAAAAACCAAAGCCCCGGCAAAGGCAAAACCACCCTTTGGGGCGCGGGAAAGAAATTCGACGTTGTCCGCGTTTCCGCGCCGGAAATCATCAAGGGCGAGGTTTACGAACGGACCATCGCCAAGGTGGATATTTCCGAACGCGATTTTTATCTTCTCGATCTTTTCGACGTGAAGGGCGGCCAGGAACACGCTTTCTTCTTATCCTCCAATTTCGCCAAAGTGGAAACGCAAGGATTGAAACTGGAAACGCCTATCGATTACGGCCATGAAACCCAGACGCGGAATTTTCTCGCCGACCTCAAACCCAGCCGCGGCTGGAGCGTCGATTGGAACTTGGAAGACCGCAGCGGCGCCGAGCCGGTCAAGACGAACGTCCATCTGCGCTATACCAGTCTCACCCCTAACGCCGAAGCCGCTTTGGGCGAGTGCTGGATCGATTTTTCCAACACTTTCGGTGGCAAGGAAGAATGGATTCCCCGCTTGATGATTCGGCGGCAGAGCGTCAGCGAAACGCTCTCCTCCCATTTTATCGGCGTTCTTGAACCTTATGAAAACGAATCCAATATCAAGGAGATTTCCAATCCCAGCGAAAACGCCGTCATCGTCGCCCTCGCCGATGGAAGGCGGCAGGGTTTTCTCTTTTCCCATGAAGCGAAGTCCAAAAGCATAACAGCTGGCGATTTTAACTTGGAAAGCGACGCGGATTTCTGCTTCTCGTCGCAAAGAGAGAACAGGATCGAGCATATCGCCATAAGCAATGGGCAATATGCTCGCGGCGGCAAGACGGCGATCAAACTCAAGCGCCAGAATCCGTTTGTAGAAATAGAATTTCAAAACGGAAAAGCCATGATTCTCTCAGGGAATGCGGGTGAAGTTGAATCGGTTGTCGTAGAGGGAAAAGCGATTCCTATTGCGACGCCTTAGCGATTTTTCTTATTCTCGCATTGCGCCAGGTTGTCGGCGATTTGGGAAAAGAAGGTCAGATGATCGAAGGCGTTGTGTTTCCAAGGATTGATTTTCAAGCCGATCTGTTCGCCGTGATCCGCCGGGATCGCGCCAAGGAACTCGCCCCATTTCGCCGACTCGACGGAGACAAGGCCGTCGTTGTCGCCTTCCTGCTCCTGAACAATGCGCCAAGTGAGAGGGCGGGGAAAATTGGACCAAAGATTTTTGGGCGGCGAGATCTTCCCTCCATAGGAAAAATAGCGCACGCGAGGATCGTCCGGCGTCTGGGGATTGAAGGTTTCGTTCAAATATGCGGGAGTCAGTTGCTTCAAGGCGTCCCATCGGTTCTCGGATACGCCTCTCAATAGACTCCGGGCGTCTGGCGCCATGGGCAGATGCTTGCCGATTCCGGCGCCGAAGGAAAAAAGCGCTTTTAGCGATGCGGGAATGCGATCCGCAACCGGCGATCCGCGATGCGGCGATGAAATTGTGGTTACGGAAATTACACGGCTTCCCTGCGCCAACCCGCCGGGCGAGACGAAATAGCGGGCGTCCAATCCGCCCATGCTGTGGCCAATAAGGTGTATCTTCTCTTCCTCGCCGGCTTCGCGGCGGATAGCTTCATGGAGTTGCTGCGTTCGTTCCTCGATGGAGGCGGTGGGATGAATGAGTACGCGGTAGGCGGCGAATCCTTTTTGCTTTAGTTGTTCCACAACGCCGGGAAACATCTCCCACAACAAAAGCCGCCGGTAGCCCAGAAAACCATGAACGAGAAAAATAGGCTGCATATCGGATAGAATTCCCGCGCTGCAAGCATGTCATGTTTATATCATCGGGCGATAAAGCGGGCCATCGCCCAATCAGCGTGAGCGCCTTCCTTAGCGCCGTCATCGGCGGCGATCGCCTTCAACGTCAACGTTCGCCGCCCTCGAATGGGAACATAAACAAGCCGGGGAGGCATCCCCGGTTTCATTATAGGACTTTCGTAAAGTTGGGTTCCGTCGGAAAAAACGGAAAAGACGACGGCGGCGGGGCTGTCGGCGGGAACCTCGGCGTCAATTCCGATTTCCGCCGCGAAATAGGAATACGATTCCGGAACGAATCGCAGGTTTAGTTCAGAATTGGCATGAACGCCCATCCCTTTCGGGTAATACGACTGCCCAATCTGCAGCGTGCGGCCTTGGACGGAAACATCCTTTTGCGGCTCGAACTTTTCGCCAACCAGCAATTCGTATTTCAAATCGGAGAAGAAAATATCTTCCGGCGAATAAGCGTTCCAAACCAAGGCGCCGCACAAGATCGCCAATAATACAATGGAGGCGACGCGCCCCGCCGTCCATTCCTTGCGGAATTCAGTATTCGTTGGAATAGGTTGTTCGTTCATGGGGAGAGATTCGTTTTCCACGGTTATTGATCGGCTTTCTTCTCTTTTTCCGCTTGTTTTTTCACCAGCGAGCGCACTTCATCTAGAAAAGGCTTCAACTCCATGCGGTCGGCGCGCAGGCGCGCGGCCCCCGTTGTTCGCAGACCGTTCTTATCCACGGTGGGGACGGACTGGGCCATATTGGCGAAGAGCAGCATGGCGGGCATGCCATTAGTAACATACTTCGCGTTCTTTTCCTTATCTTCAATAATGGTGAATTTTCCCTGCTGCATCCCTACGGCGCTGGAAAAACCGATTTGGCTTTGGCCGTAGAGAAAAAGTACTGCCTTCTCGCCGACTTTATACTTGACGCCGGGGACGTTGACGGTGATCTTGCCGTCCGTGCCGCCGTATTGCTTCAGCACGAATTGCTCGCCGATTTTGCCCTTGATCCCTTCGGCGATTTTAAAAGTATACCACGTCGCCATCAGCCCGGATTCGGGATCCTTGGCGGATTTAATTTCCGTGCATTCGCCTTGAAAGATTGTCCGGGCGCCTTCCGTGATGGCGTCGAGCGACATCGGTTTGACGCGGTCCGCCCAAGCGCCGTGCGGCGCGGGAGCCAACGCCGTTATGAGTAAGAATCGAAGGATTGCAACCTTAAAATAACGCATTTTAGACTCCAAAAACCAACTTTCGAAATGGCTTTGTTGATCTTAAGAATATCGCGAATTCCATTCTAATAAGCGTTTTTCCTATGAGAAATTTTCACGATTAATATATTAAGTTGTTTATCTGTAATAGAGTAAATAATACGATATTTGTTGACGCGAATCCTATAATAATTTTCCTTTCCCGCCAATTTTACTATTCCATTTGGTCGAGGATTCTGAGAAAGATTTTTAATCGTTTGACGTATTTTTTTTCGATTTTCTTTAGGAATCTTCCTCAAATATTTTAATGCCGATGGATGAATATCAATCTTGTATAGCATCCAATTCGGCCTCTGCTTGTTCCCAAGGAATCCATTCTTCTTTTTTGGTTTGCGCCATGATTTTTCGCGCTTCTTCTAAATCTAGCCGGTCTTCTTCTTGCTCGATCGAAAGTTCCAATAAACGCAATGCTTCAAGCGATATTAATGCGGCCCGATCCTTTCCCTGGTATTCGATAATCACTGGTTCGCCCGCCGCAACGCGACTTAAAGCATCTTCAAAAGAGTGAGGATAGCCATTCGTCGATATCCTGTTCATGGTTTGATCGCTCCAAAAATTTCGTTCTTATTTCTCAGTTCTATTTTACTTTATAATAACTCGAATAATACCCATTAGCGAGTAATTTTTACTCCTCCCATCCATTCATCCTTTTCAATTCCGGCCAGTAGGGGCTTTTGGTGAGTTGTTTTTTAAATTCGGCGAGAAATCTCTCTTTCTTCGGCTTTTCCTTCGGCTAAACCTCGTTAAAGAACTTCCAGGCGTCGTCGCAGCCAATCAATCGCTTTACGGCGTCTGGATGACAACATAATTTTTTTCGATTTCCTGGCGAAAGGATTCGGGAAGACGCGCCCAATCCAGAATATCCACGAGTATGGGCAGACTGCTT of Candidatus Omnitrophota bacterium contains these proteins:
- a CDS encoding Ig-like domain-containing protein, with the translated sequence MMKTLSYSLLGIALTYLFVPTTLAADEKELLSLYLDVVETAVDYFEPLWVDESQRIPNSGFFDFRKYKNWMDEPYATIITISGNGMVQFCYSVLLTETDKQVFGQNQVPRAVLLQRAIQSIRWCCLTSAYVEHPYPYLPGTRADFADGPNWRRRFSWRADEVGWLTMASAKLWNQLDEETKKLVEAVMIGGAPQERLVQTWYPKGQGGNHDQIKQDLSSTMGAAFLFPNRPDAKMYWDIIAGNGIDVVSTMQDFANSALAEGKPISEWAKGWNLYPDYSSDHHGWCNLWYGSDLIFEARSYIEMLSAITGVPVPETFHYDGAGFNGVLEWLKVLCLPEGEPASPHGNEYDAYYGAGLLGYCYGSVMKKDALAAALEWKAAHLLQRQSRAVKMYDYHRNSWAKAAMAYLMHKYRGPGAVPLSASDADRKLLGAYHYRWLQNLIHRSNDKWASFAWGSTSSTRNAAPTYGGGGLCGFVIPTRPDEENPLPLVYCHPQSLIGKIEIAAGDGKLRESAPPDAIYKYSMNDAGFHTAGLVPDPAMDRYYAFHSFADGPCVMMTLFRAKEDLRLTWTGLPVYFYVRDGFSPSRQFFCSQGERALEQEGDYDNAAWWCVNDDLGLAFAGPNRKIKIQRSVGFNWARQASYKDKCDGVFVSPIENQAMKAGEEMFLPVEIYTGASHQSIADVKKDGELYQGFSLMKGWRSLAALDPNHPGRRYLAVTNFYSSGNQAVFDFQFPEGAPVLNEGIMITGKTGKSLFQLSPLESTGEMIELYVETLDGKTVAAKRLSDNRYQFLSSDGGQAKIRLRYRGAAIRAATEHPVYVQYINDWPNKSKEYFDYTFTKEGGVIFEFDNERDNIAPFVEIKDIQAREDGRVAVTVDAQDQSGIQSVELFCDGQKVDAKNAPPFLFTHRPGKGYHTYYAEVIDSSQKQNRRASFKRTVQTNF
- the menC gene encoding o-succinylbenzoate synthase; the encoded protein is MNAITLIHLDVPMMEPFRISSGEVRSKESILVQIERNGATAFGEASPMSGAFYSRETPDSSWNFLRESAIPRMIAEGTFHPEFVLCSMAENDDKFAWAGLEGALWDLAVQEDDVTFCDRLGVQPAPIASGLAVGIYPTISELVEACRRYMKAGYKRLKIKIQPGWDIEPLRAVRGAFPNVPLMVDANAAYSEEHFPIFDEIDKMGLLMIEQPLAEKNISGSAQLQSRLATPVCLDESAYDLAAVERALQCRACRIVNIKIQRVGGLLAAKRIYDLCAAQGVPNWMGTMPELGIGALHALYMALLPNCSYPTDVEASRRWFADDIIDPPIEVVVGWIEIPEAHRRRPTVNRDIVDKYTIRRVRIGF
- a CDS encoding DUF6364 family protein; the protein is MKKNYDFSQSKKNPYANRLKTPITIRIDKDVIEYFKAMAKEKGISCQSLINLYLRDCAETKRAMKIKWGLKRKES
- a CDS encoding heparinase II/III family protein, whose protein sequence is MSKFEGYKNGLFYWIPLLLAGLFLLLSIRVGLSENPPPRKQANALYTPQLMQFAIGNAKNHEWAKAIQTRIVERAKPWRECSDDELWQAMFGPAITRTWMVWSDGICPQCKKDVKMYNWIIDIWNQPFKVRCPHCQALFPKNDFGKFYRSGLDGRGVFDPQKADRSLLFNEEHPNPNDALYSFGVDDGEGYVDGEKRWRFIGYYLVAGQWRQKVMGGLRSLSQAYVSTGNLVYAHKAGILLDRVADLYPDFDFKSQGLVYERGGHQGYVTVWHDACEEARELAQAYDRVFEAMREDKELVSCLAQKADQYKMENKKSSFAEIQANIEDNILRHTLAHRERIESNFPRTPAALATIETVLEWPNNRDRVIELLSGILSDSLKEDGLTGEKGLSGYTTIFPRSFAEIITLFDRLDPNLLPDLYKKFPDLYKTYRFYVDTWCLEKFYPRIGDCGWFGSESPIYCGVSFAKPAQDPEPSMFGFLWRMYELTRDPAFVQVLYKANGLSTEGLPHDLCADNPQKFQERAQKVINDVGTVVSPGDVRFEEWGLSILRSGKNELRRAAWLDHDAGGRHSHQDGLNLGLFAKGMDLLPDFGYPPVGYGGWSAPKAVWYTRTAAHDAVVVDGKNQSPGKGKTTLWGAGKKFDVVRVSAPEIIKGEVYERTIAKVDISERDFYLLDLFDVKGGQEHAFFLSSNFAKVETQGLKLETPIDYGHETQTRNFLADLKPSRGWSVDWNLEDRSGAEPVKTNVHLRYTSLTPNAEAALGECWIDFSNTFGGKEEWIPRLMIRRQSVSETLSSHFIGVLEPYENESNIKEISNPSENAVIVALADGRRQGFLFSHEAKSKSITAGDFNLESDADFCFSSQRENRIEHIAISNGQYARGGKTAIKLKRQNPFVEIEFQNGKAMILSGNAGEVESVVVEGKAIPIATP
- a CDS encoding alpha/beta fold hydrolase — its product is MQPIFLVHGFLGYRRLLLWEMFPGVVEQLKQKGFAAYRVLIHPTASIEERTQQLHEAIRREAGEEEKIHLIGHSMGGLDARYFVSPGGLAQGSRVISVTTISSPHRGSPVADRIPASLKALFSFGAGIGKHLPMAPDARSLLRGVSENRWDALKQLTPAYLNETFNPQTPDDPRVRYFSYGGKISPPKNLWSNFPRPLTWRIVQEQEGDNDGLVSVESAKWGEFLGAIPADHGEQIGLKINPWKHNAFDHLTFFSQIADNLAQCENKKNR
- a CDS encoding NPCBM/NEW2 domain-containing protein, translated to MNEQPIPTNTEFRKEWTAGRVASIVLLAILCGALVWNAYSPEDIFFSDLKYELLVGEKFEPQKDVSVQGRTLQIGQSYYPKGMGVHANSELNLRFVPESYSYFAAEIGIDAEVPADSPAAVVFSVFSDGTQLYESPIMKPGMPPRLVYVPIRGRRTLTLKAIAADDGAKEGAHADWAMARFIAR
- a CDS encoding type II toxin-antitoxin system RelE/ParE family toxin, which encodes MLYKIDIHPSALKYLRKIPKENRKKIRQTIKNLSQNPRPNGIVKLAGKENYYRIRVNKYRIIYSITDKQLNILIVKISHRKNAY